One Archangium violaceum genomic window, TACTCGTGGGGTGGTGCCATTGACACGAGTGGTGGTTGGGCCTGGCGTATCGGCTCGAGCCACAGCCACTTCGGGTACCAGAATCCGATGGCGGCCTACGTCCTGAGCAACGCGTCGTTCCTGCGGCCCCAGTCCGCGACCGGCGCCGCCGACTGGGCGACGAGCTTGCAGCGGCAGATCGAGTTCTACACGTGGTTGCAGTCGGCCGAGGGTGGCTTCGCGGGCGGCGCCACGAACAGCTGGAAGGGCCGTTACGCTCAGCCGGAGAGCGCGTCGTCCTTCTACGGCATGTACTACGACTGGCGCCCCGTCTACCACGACCCCGCGAGCAACCAGTGGTTCGGTTTCCAGGCGTGGTCCGTGCAGCGCGTGGCGGAGTACTACTACGTCACGGGTGACGCCAAGGCCAAGAAGATGCTCGACAAGTGGGTGGCCTGGGCGTCCCAGCACACCACGCTCACCGCGGACGGCAAGTTCCAGGTTCCGAGCACCCTGCAGTGGACGGGTGAGCCGGACACCTGGAACCCGGCCAACCCGGGCAGCAACAGCAACCTGCACGTGACGGTCCTGGACTACACCAACGACGTCGGTGTGACCGCGGCCTACGCGCGTACGCTGATCTTCTACGCGGCCAAGTCCGGCAACACGAGCGCCAAGACCCTGGCCAAGGAACTGCTCGACCGGATGTGGGCGAACTACCAGACCCCGAAGGGCGTGGCCGTGCCCGAGAAGCGTGAGGACTACAAGCGCTTCGACGACACCTACAACCCGACGACGGGCGACGGCGTCTTCATCCCGTCGGGCTGGACGGGAACGAACGCGCAGGGTGCGACGATCGACTCGAACGCGACGTTCATCAGCCTGCGTCCGAAGTACCGGCAGGATCCGGATTGGCCGAAGGTTCAGAGCTTCCTGAACGGCGGCCCGGTGCCCGAGTTCACCTACCACCGCTTCTGGGCCCAGGCGGACATCGCCATGGCCATGGCGGACTACGCGCGGCTGCTGGATGGAGGCACCACCCCGCCTCCCGCGGGCATCGTGACCTCCTCGAGCGACGTCAGCGTGCCCGAGGGCGCGTCCGCGAGCTTCACGGTGAGCCTGTCCGCGGCGCCGACGAGCAATGTCACGGTCTCCGTGGCCAAGGCCTCCGGTGACGCGGATCTGTTCGTGTCGTCCGGGTCCACGCTGACCTTCACGCCCGCGAACTGGAACGTGGGTCAGACCGTCACCCTCGGTGCGGTGGAGGACGCGGATGAGCTCAACGGGACCGCGCAGTTCAAGCTGACGGCGAGCGGCCTCCCGGCGGTGTCGGTCAACGCGACGGAGATCGACAATGACATCGCGCCTCCCCCGACCTGCACGCTGACCGTGGATACCAGCAATGACTGGGGCTCCGGTCATGTCGGACGGGTCATCCTACAGAACGATGGGACGCAGCCCCTGACGAACTGGAAGGTCAGCTGGACGGCCACCAACGACTTCACCATCAACAACTACTGGAACGGAGTCTTCACGAAGACGGGCCGCTCGCTCGAGGTGACGCCCCAGGGCAACTCCACGGTCCAGCCCGGCAGCAGCATCGAGGCCGGCTTCGTGGCGAACTACAGCGGCGCGAAGCCGGTGCCCAGCGGTGCTCGCGTGGAAGGGCAGAACTGCACCATCAATGTGAAGTGAGCTGTGTGAAGTGAGCTGAATGCAGCTCGACGGGGCATGGGGACCGTCGAGCTGCATTTTCTCGTCGTGCACGGCGGCGGGGCGCGGATCGCGCTCCGCCGCGCGGATGATCCAGGCCTCCCAGGCCCTCACTCAACGAACACATCGAAGGAGCTGACCCGAGATGCGCAAGCATTTACTGGCAACACCCGCCGCACTCCTGATGGGCTTGTCGTCGGTCGTGAGCCCTCTGGTTGCGCAGGCGCAGACGTTCAACTACGCGGAGGCCCTGCAGAAGTCCATCTGGTTCTACGAGGCCCAGCGCTCAGGTCCCCTGCCCGCCACCAACCGGGTGAGCTGGCGAGGAGATTCCGGCCTGCAGGACGGAGCCGACGTGGGCAAGGATCTGACCGGCGGCTGGTACGACGCGGGTGATCACGTGAAGTTCGGCCTCCCCATGGCCGCCAGCGCGACGCTGCTGGCCTGGTCCGTCTACGAGTACGAGGAGGGATTCCAGCAGAGCGGACAGCTGGATGCCATTCTGGACAACCTCCGCTGGGTCAACGACTACTTCATCAAGGCGCATACCGCTCCGAACGAGCTGTATGGTCAGGTCGGGGCGGGAGGCCCGGATCACGCCTGGTGGGGACCGGCCGAGGTGATGCAGATGGCCCGGCCCGCATTCAAGATCGATGCATCCTGTCCCGGCTCCGATCTGGCCGGTGAGACGGCTGCCGCCATGGCCGCCTCGTCCATCGTGTTCAGGGCCTCCGATCCGGCCTACTCGGCCACCCTGCTGACGCATGCGAAGCAGCTCTTCGCCTTCGCGGACACGTACCGGGGCAAGTACTCCGACTGCATCAAGGACGTTCAGTCCTATTACAACTCCTGGAGCGGCTACTGGGACGAGCTGAGTTGGGCTGGCGCCTGGTTGTACCTGGCCACCAACGAGAGCAGCTACCTGACGAAGGCCGAGAGCTACACCGCCAACTGGGGCTCCGAGGGGCAGACGTCCTACTGGAGCTACAAGTGGACGCAGAACTGGGATGACAAGCATTTCGGTGCCCAGCTCCTGCTCGCCCGTCTGACGGGGAAGGACATCTACAAGTCCTCCATGGAGCGGAACCTGGATTACTGGACCACCGGCTACAACAACGAGCGGGTCCGCTATACCCCTGGCGGGCTGGCCTGGTTGGATCAGTGGGGCAGCCTCCGCTACACCGCGAACGCTTCGTTCCTCGCGTTCGTCTACTCCGACGACATCGCCGCCAGCGATCCGGCCAGGTCCACGCGTTACCGCGACTTCGCCTCCCGGCAGATCCGCTACATGCTCGGAGAGAACCCGCGGAACTCGAGTTACGTGGTGGGCTTCGGTGTGAACCCACCCCGCAACCCGCACCACCGCACGGCGCACGGCGCCTGGGCCGACTCCCTCTCCAGCCCGGCCGAGAGTCGGCACATCCTGTACGGCGCGCTGGTGGGGGGCCCGGACGCGTCGGATGCGTATGTGGATGACCGGACCAACTACGTCTCGAACGAGGTCGCCACGGACTACAACGCGGCCTTCACCGGTGCGCTGGCCAAGATGTACCTCCTCTACGGCGGTACGCCGGACCCGACCTTCCCGAAGCGGGAGACGCCGAACACGGATGAGTTCTACGTGGAGGCTGGCATCAACGTATCCAGCTCCAACTTCACGGAGATCCGGGCGTACCTCCACAACATCTCCGGCTGGCCGGCTCGCGTGGGCGACAAGCTCTCCTTCCGGTACTTCGTCGATCTCTCCGAGGTCATCGCCGCCGGGGGCTCTCCTTCGGATCTGACGGTCACCACGAACTACCACCAGGGGGCCAGGGTCCTGCCACTCAAGCAGTGGTCTGGAAACATCTACTACGTCACGGCCGACTTCACCGGCACCCTGATCTACCCCGGAGGGCAGTCCGCGTACCGCAAGGAAGTCCAGTTCCGTATCGCCAACGCGGTGGGCTCGCCCTGGGATCCGACCAACGACCCGTCCTACAAGAACCTGACCTCGTCCGCGGCGAAGACCCCGTACATCCCCGTCTATGACAACGGCGTCCGGGTCTTCGGCACCGAGCCCGGTCCCGTCTCGACCGACACGATCCCTCCCGCGTCTCCGGTCGGTCTGTTGGCCGCCGCGTCCAATCCGTCGCGGCTCAACCTCCAGTGGAGCGCGAACACGGAGCCGGATCTGGCGAGCTACAACCTCTACCGCTCCACGACCAGCGGCTTCACGCCCTCCGCGTCCAACCGGATCGCCACCGGCCTCACGACTACCGCCTACGCCGATACCGGGCTGAGCGCCTCGACGACCTACTACTACAAGCTCACGGCCGTCGACACGTCTGGCAATGAGTCCTCCGCGTCCTCGCAGGCCTCCGCGACCACGTCCGCCCCGGACAGCGTACCGCCCGCGGCTCCGACGAGCCTGAGCGCAACCGCGGCCAGCTCCAGCCAGATCCAGCTGACCTGGGCCGCAAACGCCGAGGCCGATCTGAAGGGCTACAACCTCTACCGCTCCACGACCAGCGGCTTCACGCCCTCCGCGTCCAACCGGATCGCCAGCGGCATCACGGCCGCCTCCTACTCCGACAGCGGGCTGAACGCCTCGACGACCTACTATTACAAGCTCACGGCCGTCGACACGTCCGGCAATGAGTCCTCCGCGTCCTCGCAGGCCTCCGCGACCACGCAGCAGGCGCCAGCGTCCAGCCTCTCGGTCCAATACCGCGATGGTGATGGCAACACGCCGACCAACAACCAGGTCCGGCCCCACTTCAAGGTCGCCAATGGTGGAACCACCAGCGTCCCCCTGAGCGAGCTGAAGGTCCGTTACTACTTCACACCGGATTCCGGAGAGCAGATCCAGGTCGCGTGTGACTACGCCACCCTGAACTGCGCGAACATCACCTCCACCGTGGTTCAGATGTCCGCTCCGAAGACGGGCGCCACGCACTACATCGAGTTCGGCTTCACCGCGGGAGCCGGCTCGCTTGCCGGGGGCCGCGACACGGGTGAAATCCAGATCCGGTTCAACAAGAGCAACTGGTCCAACTTCGACGAGACGAATGACTACTCGTTCGACCCGACCAAGACCTCGTTCTCCACGTCCAGCAAGATGACCGTGTACCGCAGCGGCGTCCTGGCCTGGGGCACCGAGCCGTAGAGCAGCACTCACGCATTGAGCACCAAGGAGGGATAGCCATGCAAAAGCGAAGCAATGGTGTTTCGTGTGCCGCTGTCATCGGATTGACCACCCTGGGAGCGGTGCTGCCGCTCCAGGACGCATCTGCCCACGGAGGGATGACCTACCCCGCCACCAGGACCTATGCCTGCTACCTGGATGGCAAGGCCGGCGGGAATGGCGGTGACCTCCAGCCCACCAACCCGGCCTGCGTCGCCGCCGTGGCCGAGGGTGGCAAGAATCCGCTCTGGAACTGGTTCGGGAACCTCATCAGCAACGCGGCCGGCCGGCACCAGGAGATCATCCCGGATGGGAAGCTGTGCGGCCCCACCCCGCTCTTCGATGCCTACAACATGGTCCACCCGGACTGGCCAGCGACCCCACTGCAGGCCGGTACCACCATCACCATCCGGTACAACGCGTGGGCACCGCACCCCGGCACCTGGTACCAGTACGTGACCAAAGATGGGTGGGATCCGAGCCAGCCCCTGAAGTGGTCCGACCTCGAGCTGTTCAACACGGTCACCAACCCCCCCATCAACGGAAGCGGTCCCGAGGGTCCCGAGTACACGTGGAGCGCGCAGTTGCCGACTGGCAAGAGCGGCCAGCACATCATCTATTCCATCTGGGAGCGCTCGGACAGCCCGGAGGCCTTCTACAACTGCTCCGACGTGGTCTTCGACAGCGGGGCGCCGGACGACGAGGCGCCCACCGCACCCGGGGCGCCGACCGCGAGCGGCGTGACGGGCACGACCGCCCAGCTGAGCTGGTCCGCCGCGCGCGACAACATGGGCGTGACCGGCTACGAGGTGTACCGGGCGAACGGCGCTTCCGGTGAGCTGGTGGCCTCGCCCACCGGAACCTCCACCAGCCTCACGGGCCTCACGCCCTCGACCTCGTACACCTTCTACGTGGTCGCTCGTGACGCCGCTGGCAACCGCTCTCCCGCGTCTCCCGCTGTCACCTTCACCACGGCCGAGACCCCGCCCGCCGGGAACTGCGAGGTGGCCTACAGCGAGCCCAACAAGTGGTTCGGTGGGTTCACCGGCAACATCCAGATCACCAACACCGGCTCCAGCACGATCTCCGGTTGGAAGCTGCAGTGGGACTACACGGATGGCCAGACGGTCACCAACGGCTGGAGCGCGAAGCTCTCCCAGCAGGGCACCACGGTGACCGCCGAGAACGAGGCCTGGAGCGGAACCATCCCGCCGAACGGCTCGGTCACCTTCGGGTTCAACGCGAACGCGTCGGGGTCCAACCTGCCGGCACCGTCCGCCTTCACCCTCAACGGAACCCTCTGCTCCACTCCTTGAGTTGAGGGCAACACTCCGGGGTGGGTGCTCCCTGCCGCACCGCGCCCACCCCGGAGCCGTGGCTCCCCAGAACAGACGTGAATCCCCTACAGCCAGTGAAGAGAACCCTGATGACGAACAAAGCCCTGCTCGCGGCCATCACCGCCACCTGTGCCGCCATGACGGCGCATGCCGACCCGCTTCCCATCCCCATCATCTTCTCGGGCTACATGCGCGCCGGGACTGGCATCAACGTTCGGGGTGGTACGCAAGTTTGCGCCGGCCTGCCCGGTGCCGACACCAAATGGCGTCTGGGTAACGAGTGTGACTACGTCATCGAGCCGAGCCTCAATGCCAGGCTCGTCTCGGCTTCGGGCTCTGACTGGCATGTGCACTTCATGCCCGGAATCTATCGCGCCTGGGGAGGCAAGGAGTTTCAAACCTACAACTCAGGGGTGGTCATTCCCGATAGCGGTACGGACGAGCTCGTGGCCCGCTTCGGTCAGGTCTATGCCTATGGGACCAACATCGCGGCGCTCGGCAATGGCAAGATCTGGGTGGGCCGGCGCTTCTACAACCGTCTCCAGACCGGCATCAACGACCAGTTCCTCGAGATCAACGATGGCGATGGTGCGGGCATCGAGGACATGAACGTCGTCGTGGGCAAGCTCAGCGTGGCCGCCATGCTGAACCCTCGCGGGAGTGCCAACAACAACCGCATCAGCGTGCCCGTACGACTGACTGGCATCAAGGACCTGCCCGGCGGCGAGCTCGCCATGTACGTCACTCCGTCCGTGCAGCTCCGGAGCGATGACCAGGTGTCCTCCGACTCTCCGGCCCAGGAAGCGAATGGACTGGCCGTGGGTCTCTACCAGACCCTGAACGGCGTCCTGTTCGGGGGCAACACGCTCGTCGGCTTGAAGATGGATTGGTACGGCACCACGCGCAACAGCCGCGTCGTGCTTCAGCAGTCGGCTTCCCTGGGTGGCACCATCATCGAGGGCCTGGCCGAGTACCGCATCAACAAGGCCGCTGGTAACGCTGGCAACAAGTGGTTTGGCATCGGCGTCCGCTCCGACACGCATGTCATCGGTCCCTTCCGCGTGCTGGCCGAGGCTGGCCATGACGTGGTCAAGCCGGACAACGGTGGGCACACCCGCAACATGACCAAGCTCACCCTGGCGACGGCGGTGTCCGCGGGCGATCAGGCCAGCTCCCGCCCGACGGTCCGTCTATTCGTCACGCACGCCATCTGGGACGAGGCGGCTCGCTTGAGCTTCGACCCGACGTCGCGTCTGCGTCAGGTGTTTGGTGACCAGAGGGCTGGCACCTCGGTGGGTCTCCAGGCCGAAGCCTGGTGGTGAGCCGCCCAGCGCATCCGTTGCCACACCAAGAGAGGAGTCCCTACACCCCCTCCTGGCGAGGCGGACGAGCCCCTGTTCCCTCCACTGCTCGACCAAACCCGCGTGGACGAACTGATGACCCGGGACCTCTACTGCGTCGGCGAGGAGATGCTCGCGGAGGAACGCATGGTGGTGGGCGTCCTCAGCGCGATGGACATGGTCCGCTGGCTGGCGACCCTCCCACTCGGAGATAAGGCCTCACGAAACTCTCGAGGCCTCCGTTTCCACGGCCTCGAGGTGGTCCAGGATCGCCGCCGCGAGCCGGGGCACGACCGCGTGCGGAATCGCGTGCCCCATTCCTTCGATGGTCACGAGCGTCGAGCGCGGCAGGTTCGCCGCCAGGTGCCGTGAATTGGACGCGGGATTGGTGGGATCCTCCGGGGTGGCGATGACGAGCGTGGGTACGGTGGAGCGGACGAGCTCCGCCCCACGAGCCAGCGCGGAGTAGTCGGCTCGCGCGTGGGCTCCCGGATTGTCGTGACGGCCGGCGTGGGCGATGATGCGCCGCTCCAGCGAACGGAATTCCTCGGCATCGAAGGGGATCACCCGCCCGTTGAGCCGGCGCCAGTTCTCCACCCGCCATTCGATCTCCGCCTCGAGGTCGCGCGGCTCGAACATGTGGCTCCAGAACTCGAGCAGCTCCGGATCGATGGGAGCCTGTTGCGTCCCGTCCTCGAGGGCGGGCGTCCCCTGGAGAGCGGCCGCTCCGATGACCGTCGCGCTGAGCAGACGCGAGGGATGCTCGACCATGAGCCATTGGGTGAGGAAGCCCCCCACGGACAGGCCCACGACGTGCGCGCGGCCAATGCCGAATGCATCGAGGACGGCCAGCGCGTCCTCGGCCAGCCGGTGCAGGGGATAGGGCTTCGTGTCGAAAGCCCAGGTGGACGCACCGGTATCCCGGTGGTCATAACGGATGACCCGGTATTTCCGGGCCAGGAGGTCAACGAAAGCATCGGGCCAGGCCAGCCCCGAGGCATTGGCCCCCATGATGAGCAAGACAGTGGGCGCATCCTCTGGACCTCGTGACTCCACCCAGAGCGAGATCCCCTCGGCGACCTTGACGAAGCGTTCCATGCGATCAGCCTCGCATATTCATCGGGTGCGAGGGTGTCACTTTTCTCCATGACGAGTGGCGGACGCTTTCGCGGAATCCGTGTCGGGTTCTGGCTCCATGCACCTCGGACCGATGGTTTCCCGCCCCCTCGCCGCGAATGGTGCACTCCGCGGGAGTCACCAAGGGGAGACTCGATGAACAGGAAGACGGACGCGGCCTTGCTGAAGCAGCTCGCGATGGGGACGGGGCACGGCACGGTGAACGACGGGGCGAAGGACGCGAAGGAGAGCATCCTGACCACCCGACAGGGGCACCCCGTTTCCAACAACCAGAGCGTGCGTTCCGTGGGAGCGCGCGGTCCGACCACGCTGGAGAACTACCACTTCCTCGAGAAGATCACCCACTTCGACCGGGAGCGCATCCCCGAGCGCGTGGTGCATGCCCGGGGCACCGGGGCATACGGCTATTTCGAGGCCTACGGGACGGTGGGTGACGAGCCCATCTCGAAATACACGCGCGCGAAGCTGTTCCAACAGAAGGGCAAGCGCACACCGGTCTTCGTTCGCCTCTCCTCCGTCATCCACGGCGGCCACTCCCCCGAGACGCTGCGAGATCCGCGTGGCTTCGCGGTCAAGTTCTACACGGAGGACGGCAACTGGGATCTGGTGGGCAACAACCTCAAGGTCTTCTTCATCCGCGACGCGATGAAGTTCCCGGACCTCGTCCATGCCTTCAAGCCGGACCCTGTCACGAACCGGCAGGATGCCCGGCGCATCTTCGACTTCATCAGCCTCTCGCCCGAGGCGATGCACATGATCACGTTCCTCTTCAGCCCCTGGGGCATCCCCGCCAGCTACCGCTTCATGGAGGGCTCGGGCGTCAACACCTACAAATGGGTCGACGCTCGGGGCGAGGCCGTCCTGGTCAAGTACCACTGGGTGCCCAAGCAGGGCGTGAAGAACCTCCTCCAATCCCAGGCCGAGGAGATCCAGGCGAAGAACTTCAACCACGCCACGCAGGACCTGTACGAGGCCATCGAGAGGGGCGAGTTCCCAGAGTGGGAGTTCTGCGTGCAGATGATGAGTGATGGGGAGCACCCGGAGCTCGACTTCGATCCGCTGGACGCGACCAAGCTCTGGCCCGAGGACTCGTTCCCACTGCGACCCGTGGGGCGGATGGTGCTGGACCGCAATCCGGTGGAAT contains:
- a CDS encoding glycoside hydrolase family 48 protein is translated as MALAGESTYTQRFLEQYNKIKDPANGYFSPKGVPYHSVETLMVEAPDHGHETTSEAYSYWLWLEAEYGHVTGDWAPFNAAWANMEKYIIPSQADQPTNSFYQASKPATYAGEWDLPSQYPSPLRADVAVGSDPIAGELKATYGTSDIYGMHWLLDVDNWYGYGRCGDGTTSPSYINTFQRGSQESVWETVPHPSCDTFTWGKPGQGFMSLFTGDANYSRQWRYTNAPDADARAVQAAYWAYTWAKEQGKESQVADVMKKAAKMGDYLRYAMFDKYFKRIGQCIGETACPAGTGKDSMHYLLSWYYSWGGAIDTSGGWAWRIGSSHSHFGYQNPMAAYVLSNASFLRPQSATGAADWATSLQRQIEFYTWLQSAEGGFAGGATNSWKGRYAQPESASSFYGMYYDWRPVYHDPASNQWFGFQAWSVQRVAEYYYVTGDAKAKKMLDKWVAWASQHTTLTADGKFQVPSTLQWTGEPDTWNPANPGSNSNLHVTVLDYTNDVGVTAAYARTLIFYAAKSGNTSAKTLAKELLDRMWANYQTPKGVAVPEKREDYKRFDDTYNPTTGDGVFIPSGWTGTNAQGATIDSNATFISLRPKYRQDPDWPKVQSFLNGGPVPEFTYHRFWAQADIAMAMADYARLLDGGTTPPPAGIVTSSSDVSVPEGASASFTVSLSAAPTSNVTVSVAKASGDADLFVSSGSTLTFTPANWNVGQTVTLGAVEDADELNGTAQFKLTASGLPAVSVNATEIDNDIAPPPTCTLTVDTSNDWGSGHVGRVILQNDGTQPLTNWKVSWTATNDFTINNYWNGVFTKTGRSLEVTPQGNSTVQPGSSIEAGFVANYSGAKPVPSGARVEGQNCTINVK
- a CDS encoding glycoside hydrolase family 9 protein encodes the protein MSPLVAQAQTFNYAEALQKSIWFYEAQRSGPLPATNRVSWRGDSGLQDGADVGKDLTGGWYDAGDHVKFGLPMAASATLLAWSVYEYEEGFQQSGQLDAILDNLRWVNDYFIKAHTAPNELYGQVGAGGPDHAWWGPAEVMQMARPAFKIDASCPGSDLAGETAAAMAASSIVFRASDPAYSATLLTHAKQLFAFADTYRGKYSDCIKDVQSYYNSWSGYWDELSWAGAWLYLATNESSYLTKAESYTANWGSEGQTSYWSYKWTQNWDDKHFGAQLLLARLTGKDIYKSSMERNLDYWTTGYNNERVRYTPGGLAWLDQWGSLRYTANASFLAFVYSDDIAASDPARSTRYRDFASRQIRYMLGENPRNSSYVVGFGVNPPRNPHHRTAHGAWADSLSSPAESRHILYGALVGGPDASDAYVDDRTNYVSNEVATDYNAAFTGALAKMYLLYGGTPDPTFPKRETPNTDEFYVEAGINVSSSNFTEIRAYLHNISGWPARVGDKLSFRYFVDLSEVIAAGGSPSDLTVTTNYHQGARVLPLKQWSGNIYYVTADFTGTLIYPGGQSAYRKEVQFRIANAVGSPWDPTNDPSYKNLTSSAAKTPYIPVYDNGVRVFGTEPGPVSTDTIPPASPVGLLAAASNPSRLNLQWSANTEPDLASYNLYRSTTSGFTPSASNRIATGLTTTAYADTGLSASTTYYYKLTAVDTSGNESSASSQASATTSAPDSVPPAAPTSLSATAASSSQIQLTWAANAEADLKGYNLYRSTTSGFTPSASNRIASGITAASYSDSGLNASTTYYYKLTAVDTSGNESSASSQASATTQQAPASSLSVQYRDGDGNTPTNNQVRPHFKVANGGTTSVPLSELKVRYYFTPDSGEQIQVACDYATLNCANITSTVVQMSAPKTGATHYIEFGFTAGAGSLAGGRDTGEIQIRFNKSNWSNFDETNDYSFDPTKTSFSTSSKMTVYRSGVLAWGTEP
- a CDS encoding lytic polysaccharide monooxygenase: MQKRSNGVSCAAVIGLTTLGAVLPLQDASAHGGMTYPATRTYACYLDGKAGGNGGDLQPTNPACVAAVAEGGKNPLWNWFGNLISNAAGRHQEIIPDGKLCGPTPLFDAYNMVHPDWPATPLQAGTTITIRYNAWAPHPGTWYQYVTKDGWDPSQPLKWSDLELFNTVTNPPINGSGPEGPEYTWSAQLPTGKSGQHIIYSIWERSDSPEAFYNCSDVVFDSGAPDDEAPTAPGAPTASGVTGTTAQLSWSAARDNMGVTGYEVYRANGASGELVASPTGTSTSLTGLTPSTSYTFYVVARDAAGNRSPASPAVTFTTAETPPAGNCEVAYSEPNKWFGGFTGNIQITNTGSSTISGWKLQWDYTDGQTVTNGWSAKLSQQGTTVTAENEAWSGTIPPNGSVTFGFNANASGSNLPAPSAFTLNGTLCSTP
- a CDS encoding carbohydrate porin, yielding MTNKALLAAITATCAAMTAHADPLPIPIIFSGYMRAGTGINVRGGTQVCAGLPGADTKWRLGNECDYVIEPSLNARLVSASGSDWHVHFMPGIYRAWGGKEFQTYNSGVVIPDSGTDELVARFGQVYAYGTNIAALGNGKIWVGRRFYNRLQTGINDQFLEINDGDGAGIEDMNVVVGKLSVAAMLNPRGSANNNRISVPVRLTGIKDLPGGELAMYVTPSVQLRSDDQVSSDSPAQEANGLAVGLYQTLNGVLFGGNTLVGLKMDWYGTTRNSRVVLQQSASLGGTIIEGLAEYRINKAAGNAGNKWFGIGVRSDTHVIGPFRVLAEAGHDVVKPDNGGHTRNMTKLTLATAVSAGDQASSRPTVRLFVTHAIWDEAARLSFDPTSRLRQVFGDQRAGTSVGLQAEAWW
- a CDS encoding alpha/beta fold hydrolase, which translates into the protein MERFVKVAEGISLWVESRGPEDAPTVLLIMGANASGLAWPDAFVDLLARKYRVIRYDHRDTGASTWAFDTKPYPLHRLAEDALAVLDAFGIGRAHVVGLSVGGFLTQWLMVEHPSRLLSATVIGAAALQGTPALEDGTQQAPIDPELLEFWSHMFEPRDLEAEIEWRVENWRRLNGRVIPFDAEEFRSLERRIIAHAGRHDNPGAHARADYSALARGAELVRSTVPTLVIATPEDPTNPASNSRHLAANLPRSTLVTIEGMGHAIPHAVVPRLAAAILDHLEAVETEASRVS
- a CDS encoding catalase; protein product: MNRKTDAALLKQLAMGTGHGTVNDGAKDAKESILTTRQGHPVSNNQSVRSVGARGPTTLENYHFLEKITHFDRERIPERVVHARGTGAYGYFEAYGTVGDEPISKYTRAKLFQQKGKRTPVFVRLSSVIHGGHSPETLRDPRGFAVKFYTEDGNWDLVGNNLKVFFIRDAMKFPDLVHAFKPDPVTNRQDARRIFDFISLSPEAMHMITFLFSPWGIPASYRFMEGSGVNTYKWVDARGEAVLVKYHWVPKQGVKNLLQSQAEEIQAKNFNHATQDLYEAIERGEFPEWEFCVQMMSDGEHPELDFDPLDATKLWPEDSFPLRPVGRMVLDRNPVEFFAEVEQAAFGTGVLVDGLDFSDDKLLQGRTFSYSDTQRYRVGVNYLELPINAPKRPVASNQQAGLMAYTEETERTRNPHVNYEPSSLGGLREARQDGPDHTPYVAGNLVKQKIDRQNNYRQAGERFRKFEDWERDDLIHNLVDALKGCTREIQERMLWHFSQCDQEYGRRVATGLGLSVPSTLPASLKDRIPPEDLRPPTGGPDPKGDSLTSPRASGNEPSGKP